A region of the Stieleria neptunia genome:
CAGCACACCGCGTTTGGCCTTCAACTGGTAGCCTTCGATCGTCTCCTCGTTGACCGGTCCCAAGCTGGCGCCCAAGAACCCGCGCCGCACGGTTCCGTTTTCGATGATCGAATTCAAAACGGGGGCGGCCAGTGAGACCGGGATGGCGAATCCGATCCCCGCGCTCGATCCGCTGCGGGACATGATGGCGGTGTTGATCCCGACCAGCTCGCCGCGCAAGTTCACCAGCGGGCCGCCGGAGTTTCCGGGGTTGATCGCCGCGTCGGTCTGCAAGAAGTCTTCAAACCCGGCCCCGTCGCCGATGATGCCACGGATCCGGTTTTTCCCGCTGATGATTCCCGCCGTGACGGTTTGGTCGAGCCCAAAGGGGCTGCCGATCGCGACGACCCAATCGCCGACTTGGATCGCGTCGGAGTTGCCCAACGGAGCGGCTTTGAGATCGTTGCGGTCAACCTTGACGACGGCCAGGTCGGTCTGGGGGTCGGTGCCGATGATGCGGCCGGCGGCTTTTTTCCCGTCGGAGAATTCGACCTCCAGCTCGTCGGCGCCTTCGACCACGTGATTGTTGGTCAGGATGTAGCCGTCGCTGCGAACGATCACGCCGCTTCCCATGCCGCTCTCTTCGCGACGTTGCGGCTGGCCTTCGGGGAGATTGAAAAATTGCTCAAACCCCGGCGGCAGCCCCGGCGGAACGCGTTGTCCACGAATGATCTGAGTCGCCTTGGTGTTGATGCTGACGACGCTCGGCCGCATCAAATTGGCAACGTTGCGAAACGCCGTCGACAAGTCTTGTGCGGCACCAAGGTTCTGTCCTTGCAGCGGCGACGCTTGGCCGAACGGACTCGCCGCGGCACCGGATTGCGCCGCGACCACCTCTTGGGCACCCGGGTCATTCCGCATGAACCCCGGTACGGTCATCACCGCGCCGGTGACGAGCGATCCCAAGATCATCGCGCCGAGGGCACCACGGATCGGTTTCCAGGATTGGGGCATTACCGTATTGGGCATCGTTGAGACTCCCTTGTGCATTGATTGTAAAAATTTCGATCTCTGCTGACAGTTTTACACGCCGCAGCCGGCGATCGATCCGATCGCCGCAAGCGATAGAACATGTCCGGGCCGACGGAGAAACCGCCAAAATTCGCCTGCCGCGGGACGCCGTTATCGTAGCGCGCGCGTCGACCGATCGCATCACCGGCTGACAACTTGGCAGGGCCAGTCAGGCGGGAGCAAACAGCAGGCCAATCACCAACCACGGCAGATATTCCGTCGATATTCGTGTTTTCGGGTAGATTGCAAGCCGTTTCCGCGTGCGGCTGGTCTTGGAATTCTGTTACGCTATTCCGTATTGCTGTTTACAGACTGGGGCGGCGGCGGCAAGTACGGTGGCCCCCACGGGACGATCGATTCCGACCAACATCGATTCGGCCTGGAATTGATTCGCAACGATTTACTGGGTGGTTCGTCCGGGATAGGGCGAAGCATCTGACCATGGAACGGGTGGCTCGAATGCGTGACACATTGACGGTGATTTTGGCAGGCGGTCGGGGTTCGCGACTGGAACCCCTGACACGCGACCGCGCGAAACCCGCGGTCCCCTTTGGTGGTCTCTACCGGATCATCGATTTTGTGCTCAGCAATTGTCTCAACAGCGACATGCGGCGGCTGTTGTTGCTGACTCAGTACAAAGCACAATCGCTGGACCGACACATCAACCTGGCTTGGCGGAATTACTTCTGCCGCGAACTCGGCGAGTTCATCGACGTCGTTCCGCCCCAACAGCGGATCGCGGGCAATTGGTATTCCGGGACCGCCGATGCGGTCTACCAAAACATCTACGCGATCGAGCGGGAGCAGCCCGAGCACATCGTCATCTTGGCGGGCGACCACATCTACAAGATGAACTACGGGCCGATGGTCGATCACCACCGCAAGCTGGACGCCGACATCACGATCGGCGCGTTGCGTGTGGGGGTCGACGAGGCGCGGCAATTCGGCGTCATGCAAACCGATCTGGATGGCCGCGTCATCGGATTTCAAGAGAAGCCCGAGAACCCGATCCCGACCCCCGAGGACCCCGAGTTCTGCCTGGCGTCGATGGGGATCTATGTCTTCAACGCCCGGTTCCTGTACGAGCAGTTGTGCGCCGACGCGACGCGAATGGACAGCGATCACGATTTCGGCAAGAACATCATCCCCCGGGCGATCGATTCACACCTGGTGTGCGCGTTTCCATTCCTGGACGAAAACCGCAAGTCCGACGCGTACTGGCGCGACGTCGGGACGATCGACGCGTATTACGAAGCGACGATGGATTTGATCAGCATCGATCCACAGTTGAACTTGTACGACAAGCATTGGCCGGTGCGTGCGTTCCAGCCGATGTTGCCTCCGCCCAAGTTTGTCTTCGGCAGCGAAGGCATCTCGACGCGCCGAGGGACGGCGATGGACTCGTTGGTCTGCCAGGGCGCGATCATCAGCGGCGGCAGCGTCGCCCGCAGCGTGATCGGCCCGGGCGTGCGCATCAACAGTTACTCCTCGGTCGAAGACAGCATCTTGTTTGACGAAGTGAACGTCGGCCGCCGCAGTCGTCTGCGTCGCGTGATCGTCGACAAGGGGGTTTCGATCCCGCCGGAAACCGAGATCGGATTCGACCCGGTCGCCGATGCCGAGCGGGGATTCAAGGTCACCGAAAGCGGCTTGGTCGTGATCAGCCGAGGCGAGCTGATCACACCCCATTGCCCGGCCGAACCGGCGGCGGTGGGACAAGCCGGCGGTTGAAAAGGCGGGGGAGGTTTACAAACCTCCGTTGTCGCAATGGGGCCCGTCGGCCATGATGTGCGTCAAAGCGAACGATTCCTTTCACGCAACCATGGCGAAGCATCGTGCCCTATACACCGCCCAGCGAAACGCCGGATTCGAACACGCCCTTGGACGATCAACAGGGTTGGCAAACCACGCCGTACCCGATCACGACGATGCCCCCGGGGATCCCCTACATCGTCGGCAACGAAGCGGCCGAGCGGTTCAGCTTCTACGGCATGAAGGCGATCCTGACCGTCTTCATGACCCAATATCTGATCGGCAGCGGCGGCAGCGTCGATCCGATGAGCGACAACGATGCCAAGTTCTGGGTCCACACCTTTGTGATGGCCGCCTACTTCACGCCGCTGCTGGGTGCCTTCCTGGCCGACTGGCTGTTCGGAAAATACAAAACCATTCTCTATCTCTCGGTGCTGTACTGTTTCGGGCACCTGGCGTTGGCCCTGGACGAAACCCGCATGGGGCTGGCCATCGGACTGAGCCTGATCGCGCTGGGCACCGGTGCCATCAAGCCCTGTGTTTCCGCCCACGTCGGTGATCAATTCGGAACCAAGAATTCTCACCTGCTGAGCAAGGTGTTCGGCTGGTTCTACGTCGCGATCAATCTGGGCGCGTTCGCCTCCACCGTTTTGACGCCCTGGTTGTTGGACCGCTTCGGACCGCAAATCGCGTTCGGCGTGCCGGGCGTTTTGATGGCGATCGCGACGTTGTTGTTTTGGATGGGACGCAACAAGTTCGTTCATATTCCGCCGCGGGGTCCCCAAGTCTTTCGCGACGCATTCACCGGCGAAGGCGGTCGGGCGCTGCTTCGCCTGGCCCCGATCTACGTGCTGGTCGCGGTGTTTTGGAGCCTGTTTGACCAGACGGCCAGCGCCTGGGTTTTGCAGGCCGAAAACATGGACCGAACGGTGATGGGCGTCGAACTGTTGTCCAGCCAAATCCAAGCCGCCAACCCGTTCCTGATTCTGATTCTGGTGCCGCTGTTCAGCTATGCCGTCTATCCCGCGATCAGCAAGGTCTTTCCGCTCACCCCGCTCCGTAAAATCACGATCGGGATGTTTGTCACCGTGTTTGCATTCTCGATCAGCGCCTTGATCGAAACCTCGATTCAGAACGGTGGGACGCCGAGTATTTCCTGGCAAGTGTTGGCGTACGTCCTGTTGACCGCTGCCGAAGTCATGGTCTCCATCACGTGCCTGGAATTCAGCTACACCCAAGCGCCCAACAGCATGAAAAGTATCGTGATGAGCTTTTATATGTTGTCGGTGTCGCTGGGTAATTTCATCACCGCCGGCGTCAATGCCATCATCAGCAACGCCGACGGAACGTCCAAGTTGCCCGGCGCGTCCTACTACTGGTTCTTCACCGGATTGATGCTCGTCGCCGCCGTGATCTTTATCGCCGTCGCAGTGACCTATCGCGGAAAGCAGTACATCCAAGAATCCGAAGTCGAAGCGGAATCGGAAGCCGAAGGAACCGCGTAGGTTTTTCGCGGCGACCCGCTGCGATCCCTCCGGGACGTCGATTCTTTATCGCAGGATTTGGCAACTGATTTAGTTTCTCTCCCTCTGGGAGAGACGGCGTTTGCGCAGCAAGCAAACGCCAGAGAGGGCCGACGCTGCGCTGACCTCTGGCTACTGGCCATGCTCCCGGCGGGATCAATCGGGCGTTCCAGACGCGGCACGGCCGCGGGGGCTGGACCCCGAATGGGGTCGAAGCGCGTAGCCGGAGGTGAGCGCAGCGACACCTCCGGAAATCCCCACCCCACCAACCACGACCCGGACGGGGTCGCAGCCAATCACGTCAGGTACTTCGGATCGTACTGAACACCCGCGCGATCCAACATCTCCATTAACTCCTCTTGAAACGTGCGTTTGCGATGGTGTTCACGCTGCCGCGCAATATATCCCTTCACCTTGGATCGCTCGGTCACGCTGACCGAAAACACCGCGTAACCTTCTTGCCAGGCAAAGTCCTTCATGCCGACGTCCGAGTGAACCCACGCCGACGACGCTTTTTTGAGTTCCCGCATCGTATCGCTGATTGCGCGAGAGGGTTTGAAACCGATCAGCAAATGCACGTGGTCTTCGACACCGCCGATCCCTTGGGGTGCCAAATTCAACCCGCGAAGGGTTCCTCCCAGGTATTCGTAAAGGCGTTCTTCCCAGGAACGGTGAATCCATTTCATGCGGTACTTGGTGCTAAAGGTGACGTGAAGGTGAATGCTATGGAACGTGGACATGGTTGCTCCTTCGAGGGAGTTAGGATTGGAGGTGGAAATGCTGCGATCCCTCCGGGATCGATTGGACGCGCGAGGGCGCGTCGGCACCGGAGGTGGCGCTGCGCTGACCTCCGGCTACTGGCTGCGATCCCGTCGGGATCGGTTGGACGCGTGAGGGCGCGTCGGCACCGGAGGTGGCGCTACGCTGACCTCCGGCTACTGGCTGTGATCCCGTCGGGATCGGTTGGACGCGTGAGGGCGCGTCGGCACCGGAGGTGGCGCTACGCTGACCTCCGGCTACTGGCTGTGATCCCGTCGGGATCGGTTGGACGCGTGAGGGCGCGTCGGCACCGGAGGTGGCGCTGCGCTGACCTCCGGCTACTGGCTGTGATCCCGTCGGGATCGGTTGGACGCGTGAGGGCGCGTCGGCACCGGAGGTGGCGCTGCGCTGACCTCTGGCTACTGGCCATGCTCCCGTCGGGATCAATCGGGCGTTCCAGACGCGGCACGGCCGCGGGGGCTGGACCCCGAATGGGGTCGAAGCGCGTAGCCGGAGGTGAGCGCAGCGACACCTCCGGAAATCCCCACCCCACCAACCACGACCCGGACGGGGTCGCAGCCAATCACGTCAGGAGCTCCGGATCGCGCCGGACACCGGAGCGCTAGCCAAGCGCGAGGACGACCACCGTCACGGCATCCGGATCCGGCATGAATTCGTATCCCGACTGCAGCGAATCATCGGGCGATCCCACGACCCACACCGTGTCGGTTTGATCCGCCATCTCCCCGGCAGCGGAATTGGCATATCCGACCGACGACTCGGCGACACCGCCGGCAACCGTCCAATCATCGGCTGCCTCTGATTCACCGCATGCTTCGAAACGAGCCGACTCCAGATTCGAAGCCTCGCGGCGCAGCACCTCGAGCTCCGCCATCGCCTCTCCCAGGGCCGTCAGCGCGTCGTCGTGATCACCGGCCAACAACATTTCTTGAGCAAGCTTTAGCTTCGTCGTTGTCGCGTTGATCTCGGCTTGGATCATCGACATCACTTCGCGGCGTACCACGGCCCAAAACGCTTCGCGGGCCGCCGCCTCATTCCCGCGAGGTCGCATCTCATGCCTGACGACACGAATGTGTTGGGGTGCGTCGATGGCAAGGGTCGCGCGCGAACGCGTCAGCCGGACCACCTCGACCGAAACTCCCAACCCAAGAAGATCGATCCGTTCATTTTCACGACGAGAGAGCACAAGCATGGATTTCTCCATTCATGTTGACACCGCGAAAACGATCCTTTCGTCGCCGCAGTGGATCAATGATGAAGCACTCATGCTTCGGTTTCCCCAAAACATAACGCAACCGCTAAAATACGAAAACAGCAGAATCTGAACCAGATTCGCCCGGCCGCGTAGAACCAAAGTCTCTTCTCGCATCCACATCAATCGGCAGCCCCGAGGATCACGTGGAACCGAACGCACACCCCAACCGATCTGGGCGACTGATCAGGGTCCTGTTTTGGGGCGGTGTGATCGTTTCGGCAAAGGTGTTCCTGTCGATTCTGTACCAATACCGCTGGTACTTTCCACCGGATTTCGATGCCTCGCCGTTTCTCGCCGGCCGCCGATTCAGCTTCGCCGGCCTCTATCGCTGGGCCTTCTATTTGCACGTCTTCGCCGGACCGGTCGCATTGATCCTTGGCACGTTCTTGCTTTTCAGCGGCGGAAAGCCACGTTGGCAGCGCATCCATCGCAAGGTCGGCAAGACACAATGCGCCCTGATCGGATTGATGGTCGTCCCGAGCGGTTTGGTGATGTCGCTGCAAGCGTACGCCGGACCGATCGCCCAACTCGGCTTTGTCGTCCAGTCGATCCTGACCGGCGTGACGATCCTTGTGGCGGTCTCGTTCGCCCGCGCCGGCAACCTCGTGGCCCACCGTCGCTGGGCAAACCGTTGTTACCTGCTACTTTGGTCACCGCTGTTGTTGCGCGTCGTCGCGGGATTGATGATCGTTTCAAACCTGGAATCGGAATGGACGTACCGCTTGAACGCCTGGCTCAGCTGGCTCGTCCCGCTGGCGGTGTATGAATGGGTTTTGATGTCCTCCAAGGCCGACATGCGATCGCGCCCTGCAGCCCCCCGCTTTCTCTTCGCACGCACGAAAATCCCAACGCAGGCCGAAAACAGGAGCCCAGCATGAACCAACAAACAAGACCATTCGGATTGACGCTGATCGAATTGCTGGTCGTGATCGTGGTCCTGGGCGTCTTGGTCGGATTGATGTTGCCCAATGTGCGAAGCTCGCGTGAAGCGGCGCGGCGGATGAGTTGTTCCAACAACATCAAACAAGTCGGCCTGGCGTTTCACAACTACCATTCGGCCAACGATCAACTGCCCCTGCAGATGGGCGGAACCTTCGACCCGTCCTCCGATTCCGGCGGCACGTCCGCCCCCGGCAATAACCGCTACCGTTTGAGCGCGTTGGTCGGATTGCTGCCGTTCCTGGAACAGCAAAACATTTGGCAAGCGATTGTCGATGGAGAATCGGCGTCCAACAACACGACGTACGCGCCGATGGGGCCGGCGCCTTGGACGCGTGGTTTCCATCCATGGCAAACGGAGTTTCCGGTCTTTCGCTGCCCCTCCGATCCGGGCCTGGGCATGCCCGCTCACGGCCGCGCCAATCTGGCCGTCTGCTTGGGTGACGCGACCGCGGCAATGAACACCGGACCGGTCCGCTGGAGCCAAGACGCGCAAGCCTGGGTCACCGATCGCAGCGACGAAGTGGCCGCGTCCGGTCGCGGGGCGTTCGTTCCCAGACAGGTGACGCGTTGGCGTGACATCCACGACGGGTTGAGCAATACGATCCTGGCCGGGGAGATTTCCACCGATCTTGATGACGGTGACATTCGAACCTCAGGATCGTTGCTGAATGATTGGACCAAGATTCACGACATCCCCACGCTTTGCAACCACCAAATTGATTCGCAGCGACCGATGTTCTGGTCACAGGCCGACGACAGCCCCCAAAGCCTGGGCAGCGAGGACCAGAAACGCGGCTTTCGCTGGGCCGACGGCGCGGCGTTGTACACCGGGTTCAATACGATCCTGCCCCCGAACCGAGAGGTCTGTCTGGCCGGAGGTGAATCCGGCATCGGCATGCTGCCCCCGTCGAGTCGTCACCAGGGCGGAACGCACGTGTTGATGGCCGACGGAGCGGTGATCTTTATGACCGATTCGGTCGACAGCGGAGATTCGAACATCGGTACCGTCGTCCGCGGCGGAACCGGTCCGCGCGCCCCCGGCAGCCACAGCCCGTACGGCCTGTGGGGGGCACTGGGAACGCGTGCTCAAGGCGACGTGATCGAAGAGCAACTGAATCAGTAGCATGGTCTCGATCGCTGATTCAGCCGATCGAGGTGTAGCCCAGGCTGTGCCTGACGGCCGCCCGCATGCACAGCATGCCCTACTGGTCCATCTAGCGATCGATGATTCGCAAGGTATGGACCGAATGCTAATTCACTGGTTGAGCCGATCGAGCAGTCGTTGGATTTTCCAGTGCGTCATCGTCGTCGTTGAAACCACGATCCAATGACGGTCGCGAATGGTCACGCCGACAGTCGTGGAGTTTCCGCCGAGTGCTTCCCAGGTATCGGGGGCGACGCTGGTTTCGAGAATATTGATCAGTGAGTCGAAGTCGGCATAAGCTTCACTAACACCATGAGTTGCATGGCTGGCGCCCCAAGACGCATGAGCCCTCATGCTGATCAGTGGCGTCACATCATAGATCCTCGTCGCCAAGTCGTCTTCGGCGGCCTCAACCGTGGTGATCACCACCTGGCCGCGAACGATCATCAGCGTTAAATACAAGTCTTTCAGACGGCTCAACACATCGACGACCAAACTGGGACGGCCATCGATCACCGCAGCTTCATCGCGCTGCCACCATCGCTCCCGCTCGCCGCGCCGTGATTGTGAATCGGCGTGCTGGTGAGTCATCACTCCTGCGCCGATTGGGGAATCCGGATCGATGCCGATCTCTTCCAATGCCCTTCGGTCAAGCAACACGGGAACCTGCTCACTGAGCTCCGCAGCCATGTTGCTAAGCGACATGCCGGGTACCCAATGAAACGGTGACTCCTTCATCAACGCGACGGCCAGCGCCCGTTCCTGCTTTGCGGTCATCAACGGATCACATGGAAACGAAACCACCGGCCCGCCAGACTTGGTGACGGCCGAGCGAGAAATCTCATCGCTCACCCCGGGGCTGAGCCAATGATGTGACTTGCCTGACGTCTGGGCGGACAGCAGACTTGCCGACATAAGCAGCAGAAACGACACGGCGATGAATCTCATGAACAGGGTGCTCCGCTTGTGGGGTAAGCATCTTGCTTGCCAAGATCGTACCCATTGGGGATCGCAAGCTGGAAGCTTATGCCACTGCACTTGGCATGCCGAATGCATCATTGCCCCGGTGCACGCAAGATCGGGAGACAAGCGTCTGATTTTGCGTCGCAGTCAATCATGCGACTGTAGCGTTTTGCTACAGCAGGCCACTCAACGAGGTTGGAACATGCGAGCGATCATTGGAATCTTAAACGACGCCTTCTCCTTTCGCAGGATCATGTTCACATCGAGTGCGGCGTTGCTACTGGCCGGTGGTTGTGTTTCCGCGCAAGAGCCGAACACCGTGCTCGACGTAGACAGTCCCATCACCGCGGTCACCGTCTTTCGTCGCCAAGCCAATGTCGTGCGCGAGATCAACGTGCGACCCGCGGCGGAAGGTCAATTGATACGCATCACGGGACTGCCGGAAACCATCCGCGATCAATCGGTTCGCTGGGAATCCGACGCCGAAATCACGGTCCGTTCGTTGCGTGTCACGCCGCACCAAATCCCCCCGGACGATGCAAAGCGACGGGCGCGGGAGGAAGAACGGGGCAGACAAAACCAAGCCCTGCAAGACGCGGCCCATGAAGTCGCCGTCATCGAGCAAGACCTGGAAACGATTGAGGATTTGGTCACGTTTTCGTCCGCCCAGACCAACGACGATCTCAGGCAATCTGAACTGAAAGTGGATTCGGTCACGGCGATCGCGGATTTCGTCATGCAGCGTCGACGAGCGCTCGCCAAAGAACTGCATGTCGCGCGACGGGAGTTACAGACGTTGCAGAATCAGATGGAAGAATCGATGCGTCAAACGCAACAGAAGACCGATTCAAAACCCGCATCAACGTTTGATGCAACGTTGATGGTCGACGCACCACGCGGCGGGTTGCTGCGGTTGAGCTACTGGGTGGACGAGGTTTCTTGGGAACCGCAATACACCATCCACGCAACCGCCCGGCAAGAAGACGCCGATGCGTTTGTCGTTCAACTGGACGGGACCGTGACGCAGCACAGTGGCGAAGACTGGCGCGGCGTCCGACTGGCTTTCTGCACCGGTGTGCCCAACCTGCAAGCCGCCACGCCGCTGCTGGTTCCGCTCCGCGTTTCGGTCAATCAGGCGTCCGGCAAAGGCACCGATCCGATGGCCGGCTATGCCAAATCGCGGCAGTCGGCGGGCACCGCACCGGCCTGGGAAGATCCGGCATTGTGGCAACGCAACCTTGCCTTGAACACCGAAGCGGCGGGCCGACAGGTTTACGAGATCAACCGGCGGCAGAGCGTGCAGCGGGAGATGGCCGATGACGCGAACAATAACTTGACCGACGAAACCTATCGCGTCGCCGGACGGATCGACGTGGCCGACCAGACCGCCGACCAGGCGATCACGATCCTGCGTTGGAATATCGAAAGCCCGATCTATCGCGTCGTCACACCGCTGCTAAGCAGTTTCGCCTACCGCGAGGCGGCGTTGGAAAACGAAACCGGCCAAAGTCTGGTCGGCGGTGACGCCACCGTCTTTCTCGACGGGCGATTCGTCGGACGAACCACGCTGCCTCCGACCGCCGCAGGAGGCGAGTTTGCCGTCGGCTTGGGGGCCGATCGTCAAGTCCGCACACGTCGCGAATTACTCGCCCGCAACGAGTCCATCCAGGGCGGAAACCGGTTGTCGAAACTCGACTATCGGCTCGTCATCTCCAACTACCACCCCGAAGCGATCGAAATTCAGTTGTATGATCGGATTCCGATCACCAGCGATTCGGGAACGGTTAACGTCGTCACCGATTCCACTTCACTGGGAAACTTGTCCACGGACGCCAAGTACCTGAGGATGCAGCGTCCGACGGGCATCTTGCGTTGGGATTTGACGATCCCCGCCAAACGCTTCGGCAGCACCGCCTATGACCATCACTACGACTACACGATCGAAATGGACCGGACACAATCGATCGTCAGCAACGACGTCGAACAGCAGATGCGCAACGACCTCCGGTTCAATCGCTCCGGCGGCGGCGGAATGGGAGGCGGCTTCGGCGGAGGCATGGGAGGAGCCATGGGAGGCGGCGGCTCGTTTTGAGGACGCACTTGTTCCGTCGTGGATCAAGGATCACTCGGCTCGGTTCGCCAAAGGCGATCAACAACATAGCCTGGGGTGAGACCGGATGAGCCCCAGCGAATCCGGGCGTAACCCCAGGTCCACGATCCAACGAAAACCCTCCCCCTTTCGATCGGCCGGCGGCAGAGCCGCCGGCCGATCGAAAGGGGGAGAGAGCGGGTTTGGCTTTCTTTCCCTGGGGTGGCGGTCACTCCGCTGCGCTCGTTCCCTGACCCCAGGCTATGTTGTGGATGCCCTTTGGGCAAATGCTGCGGAACGATTTCCGCCAAAGATTGGGACCGGGTGCAACAATCAATTTTGCGCAGGCCAGGCTCTGCCGGCGTCACTACTGAACCCTCGACTGCTGGATCAGCTGTTTGACAATCTCTTCGCGTTTTCCGGTCTTCTGAAAGATCTGGCGTTGGCGATCGGCGCAGTCGAGTCGGCCGGCGATCTCTCGGACCATCATCAACTCGGTTTCGCAATTCAAGTCTTGCGCGACGCCGCGCAGTTTGTTCAACAACCGTTCGACGATCTCCGCAACCGTTCGTTCGGAGTAGTCGAAGGTGTCGACCAGCGTTGCGGCGACTCCGTAGCGCGCCGCCCGCCATTTGTTTTGACGGACCATCATCGGGTGACAGTCGAACTGGTACGTTCCCTCGTCGATCCGATCACTGAGGTACTTGACCAGGCACTGGATCAACGCCGCCAACGCACAGACGTGATCGATGTTCCCCGGCATGTCACACATCCGGACTTCGACGGTGCCGAAGTTGTGGTGTGGCCGCACGTCCCACCAGATCTCACGAATCGTGTTGATGAAACCGGTCTCTTCCATGTGATTGACCAGCCACACGTATTCGCTCCAGTTGCGCATCAGCGTGGGCAAGCCGGCCGTCGGCAGCCCTTCCATGACTTTGCTGCGGTGGGAGTGCAGCCCCGTGTCACGGTCTTCCCAATAGGGGCTGCTGGCCGACAATGCCAACAACAAGGGCAAGTGCTGCATGATTCGATCGCAAATCATCACGGCTTTGTCGCCCGAATCGACGCCGACGTGAACATGCAACCCGAACGTGATCAGTCGCCGCGCCATCTCCTGCAGCAATCGGACCAGCCCTCGATAGCGTTCGTCATCGGTGACGA
Encoded here:
- the tnpA gene encoding IS200/IS605 family transposase is translated as MSTFHSIHLHVTFSTKYRMKWIHRSWEERLYEYLGGTLRGLNLAPQGIGGVEDHVHLLIGFKPSRAISDTMRELKKASSAWVHSDVGMKDFAWQEGYAVFSVSVTERSKVKGYIARQREHHRKRTFQEELMEMLDRAGVQYDPKYLT
- the glgC gene encoding glucose-1-phosphate adenylyltransferase, which encodes MERVARMRDTLTVILAGGRGSRLEPLTRDRAKPAVPFGGLYRIIDFVLSNCLNSDMRRLLLLTQYKAQSLDRHINLAWRNYFCRELGEFIDVVPPQQRIAGNWYSGTADAVYQNIYAIEREQPEHIVILAGDHIYKMNYGPMVDHHRKLDADITIGALRVGVDEARQFGVMQTDLDGRVIGFQEKPENPIPTPEDPEFCLASMGIYVFNARFLYEQLCADATRMDSDHDFGKNIIPRAIDSHLVCAFPFLDENRKSDAYWRDVGTIDAYYEATMDLISIDPQLNLYDKHWPVRAFQPMLPPPKFVFGSEGISTRRGTAMDSLVCQGAIISGGSVARSVIGPGVRINSYSSVEDSILFDEVNVGRRSRLRRVIVDKGVSIPPETEIGFDPVADAERGFKVTESGLVVISRGELITPHCPAEPAAVGQAGG
- a CDS encoding DUF1559 domain-containing protein — protein: MNQQTRPFGLTLIELLVVIVVLGVLVGLMLPNVRSSREAARRMSCSNNIKQVGLAFHNYHSANDQLPLQMGGTFDPSSDSGGTSAPGNNRYRLSALVGLLPFLEQQNIWQAIVDGESASNNTTYAPMGPAPWTRGFHPWQTEFPVFRCPSDPGLGMPAHGRANLAVCLGDATAAMNTGPVRWSQDAQAWVTDRSDEVAASGRGAFVPRQVTRWRDIHDGLSNTILAGEISTDLDDGDIRTSGSLLNDWTKIHDIPTLCNHQIDSQRPMFWSQADDSPQSLGSEDQKRGFRWADGAALYTGFNTILPPNREVCLAGGESGIGMLPPSSRHQGGTHVLMADGAVIFMTDSVDSGDSNIGTVVRGGTGPRAPGSHSPYGLWGALGTRAQGDVIEEQLNQ
- a CDS encoding carbon storage regulator is translated as MLVLSRRENERIDLLGLGVSVEVVRLTRSRATLAIDAPQHIRVVRHEMRPRGNEAAAREAFWAVVRREVMSMIQAEINATTTKLKLAQEMLLAGDHDDALTALGEAMAELEVLRREASNLESARFEACGESEAADDWTVAGGVAESSVGYANSAAGEMADQTDTVWVVGSPDDSLQSGYEFMPDPDAVTVVVLALG
- a CDS encoding DUF2306 domain-containing protein, which codes for MEPNAHPNRSGRLIRVLFWGGVIVSAKVFLSILYQYRWYFPPDFDASPFLAGRRFSFAGLYRWAFYLHVFAGPVALILGTFLLFSGGKPRWQRIHRKVGKTQCALIGLMVVPSGLVMSLQAYAGPIAQLGFVVQSILTGVTILVAVSFARAGNLVAHRRWANRCYLLLWSPLLLRVVAGLMIVSNLESEWTYRLNAWLSWLVPLAVYEWVLMSSKADMRSRPAAPRFLFARTKIPTQAENRSPA
- a CDS encoding Do family serine endopeptidase codes for the protein MPNTVMPQSWKPIRGALGAMILGSLVTGAVMTVPGFMRNDPGAQEVVAAQSGAAASPFGQASPLQGQNLGAAQDLSTAFRNVANLMRPSVVSINTKATQIIRGQRVPPGLPPGFEQFFNLPEGQPQRREESGMGSGVIVRSDGYILTNNHVVEGADELEVEFSDGKKAAGRIIGTDPQTDLAVVKVDRNDLKAAPLGNSDAIQVGDWVVAIGSPFGLDQTVTAGIISGKNRIRGIIGDGAGFEDFLQTDAAINPGNSGGPLVNLRGELVGINTAIMSRSGSSAGIGFAIPVSLAAPVLNSIIENGTVRRGFLGASLGPVNEETIEGYQLKAKRGVLIESVLEGMPADQAGVQPGDVVVAIDGRPMKTHAQMRNYVASRPPGAQMQLELNRDGKPLQVRVDLKERTEEVMAQFGSGEVMGAELVPVTPATAQKYGYRNLESGLIITGIKDNSIAERDGLEVGDVIQTAGGLPLASARQLEAVLDEYKRQNQPCRVTIRRGNQMLLMVVRE
- a CDS encoding POT family MFS transporter, translating into MPYTPPSETPDSNTPLDDQQGWQTTPYPITTMPPGIPYIVGNEAAERFSFYGMKAILTVFMTQYLIGSGGSVDPMSDNDAKFWVHTFVMAAYFTPLLGAFLADWLFGKYKTILYLSVLYCFGHLALALDETRMGLAIGLSLIALGTGAIKPCVSAHVGDQFGTKNSHLLSKVFGWFYVAINLGAFASTVLTPWLLDRFGPQIAFGVPGVLMAIATLLFWMGRNKFVHIPPRGPQVFRDAFTGEGGRALLRLAPIYVLVAVFWSLFDQTASAWVLQAENMDRTVMGVELLSSQIQAANPFLILILVPLFSYAVYPAISKVFPLTPLRKITIGMFVTVFAFSISALIETSIQNGGTPSISWQVLAYVLLTAAEVMVSITCLEFSYTQAPNSMKSIVMSFYMLSVSLGNFITAGVNAIISNADGTSKLPGASYYWFFTGLMLVAAVIFIAVAVTYRGKQYIQESEVEAESEAEGTA